AACCTTTTCTCCACCACCCTTCTCAGGGAGGAGAATGAACAGCGTTACAGTTGACAGTGAAATTCCCTTCTAGGCCAGCTATGAGCTCTACTAATCAAGAAATCCTAGGAAAGAAATTCTGACTTGTGTCTAGACAACTATCAGGACACTATaaactggattttcttttcctcccactCCCTTTTTAAGAAGTTCACTCTTATCTTTGAGTCTCAGAATGACAAAATGAACAGGTTAAAGGCATAAGGACATATCCCGACAACCACCCAAACCTAGCGAAAATAGTTGTTTGACCAGCAGTTTCAAATTGGAGCCTTTCTACAGGCATCTCCATCCaccaaaaataaacagaccCTGACACGAATGCGTAGCCAAGTTCCCCATCCAGCGGCCACCTTCATAGGTGCAGCTCATGGTTCTGACTCAGAACAATCCTGCCGGCAGCACCAGTGAGTCACGGACCGTACGGCAGCACACAGGGGCAGCTCAGCTAACACGCTTGAGGAAGTATAAATAACAGATAGGTATCTTAAAAAAACTCATTGCTTTCCCACTGGCTCATGCATAAGTTGCTGTGAAAGAAATCGCACTGAAACTGAAGACTAGAGGGTTCTTAGTTTATCTATTGACTTGTCATCCGGTGCAGCACACATCTTGCTGATCCCATTACTATAGCTTAATTTactcttaattttaaataaaattaggtAAGAATCTAGTTACATCCCAAGTAATATCAGGAAGAAAACCTGAATAGCAGTTCAAGGAGTGTAAGGAAAATAGTCCAAGTGTTTCTGAGCAGCTTCATAGACAAAGCTGAACCCAGAAACCACTGCACAGCcaatacaaagcaaaaatttTGACTAACAGAGGAAGAGGAACCACAGGTGAAAAAATACAGGACACAGCACGTCTGTCCGAGAGAAGCACATTCCATGCATAAAAATGGAAAGTATGCTGAAAAAACCTGCCACACCTGGTGTGTACGCTCACAACAGATCCCACTCTCAGGCACGTAGTAGTTAGGTTTGAGGTTTCTCCCCACATTCACTATCTCCCGGCTCAGCGCTCTGGGCACTGGTTAGTGCCTGCACACCCAGCACTGGGCATATTTTGCAGTACTGGGTAAGCCTAGATGGAAACAAGAGCTGCTGTAGATCAGTGAAGATATCCAAAATGTGAAGGCTATTGATATGGTAGTAGAAAATAGtctttattaaataataaaatcctTAAGGAGAAGGTGTCTTGTTAATACAAAAGCATTTAtgattttaataatttgttttcaagacAATTAGGCAACAAGTTATCAAAATTTTCACTTGTAATGAGAGACCAGGCTCCTTCCAATCATCCCCCTCATTTGCTAtcactttgcttttcctgtcaGCAAATCCAGAAATGCAGGACAACCAAAAGTTCCTCTAGAACATGTTCCCCAGGAGACCAGTGACCCTGCTGCACATTCCTACAGATCCTCTGACAACACCAGTGAAGGCAAAGTACCACATCCCCGATTCCACACATGTATTCTGGTCTGCTGCCCTGCCAGGAACTCCACTTGGAAAGAGGCAAATCACAGCACTTGAAGCCACATGCGAGAAAGTAAACCAACAAGTTTAAGAATACACAGGCCATATCTAACGAGAATAGCGTTTCTTATCTTTTACCTTTCAGTTCTGTCAAGGCAGAAGGTGCTGTGAAAGGCATGACAAATCCATGTTATAAACAAAGACGTCTCCTTACAGGAGCACACAGAACTCCATTTCCTGAGTCAGTAGGCACATATGTTGCTGGTTTCATATTCTGGTTTAACCGAAGATCTAGTCAAGCTATACGCTCATACAAGAAACATGCTGGCATTGATTTAGCACCCACTCGTTAGTAAGATACGGACTCAGTCGAAGTACCAGCATTTCGCTACATCTAGTCCATGATTCTCTTCACATATCTGTTGGTTATGCAGAGAAACTTCTTTACTTGCTTCAGATGCCAGGTTCTGCACTTGTGTGAAGCTCCTGTAACAGAAGAAGTGAGCTAAATCAGTTACTTTGGAGGATAACTTCTGCTTGTCCCCAGAGGCTACATGCCTGGATGTTTGTGTCGTTGTCCTTCCATGCAGCCGCCAGAGGAAAGATGAGCTGCGAATTTTCTTCCCAAAGGTTGGCGTGtgcaggagaggagggggcgATGGGTGCCTTTATGGTCTATCAATTTCCACGCACACAACACACAAGAAAGCCCTCAAGCATCTTTACTTTGATTGCAGgcagggaagaaacagaaacacaggTGTCTAACACCAACAGAATCAAACTTAGTGCTATTTTCCCATCAATTTGTCCTCGTCCAATGTACATTCTGGCAAGATCTACAGATTTTCCTCCAAATATTGAGCCATTTTTTTCACCCAACAGTTGTAAATACCTTTGAAGCCCTTTACTCATTTTCTGAGACATTTCTTTAAGCTCTTTCAGAGCATTAGGTGCATTTGCGCTTTCATCTGAGCAGCTTGGTAAAAGTTCTGTCAGAAGTTCCTGGGTGGTAGTTAACTCCTTTCCCAGCTCACCTGCAACATGAGATATTACAAATATTGTTCCAAAATACATGCCGTGGCAGCAGTAAACACAACATTAATGAATAGCTGGAATATTACGTtactgaagagagaaaagtgaaCCAGATAATGGAAAGCTACTGTTCATTCAGCTTTTAGAAACACATTGTGAGAAAACTGTGAAAGCCAAACTACTTTTAGCTATGAAGACCAACATCAACAACAGCCTATTAAAATTGCTAATCAAGCCCTCATTTAGAGTATATCCAAGATTTTTACAAGACAAatgcaagagaagaaacaatCCAAACATCCAAAACATTAAACATCCAAAATAACTTGGCCAGTTACATAAATTGCTATTGGCATGCACCCCTGACAGGAGATTTATCCAGTCCTCTCCCCTTTAgtgttaaactgaaaaatacacaCTTATTTCCTTTTAAGCGCTCTTAAAAGAATTCCAAGTTCTTCAATAAACCTCTTCCCTTTGTTTTAAGATGTAAATAAGAATATTAACATGATTAAGAATCTTGTTTCTTGCAGAGCAGCAGTTTAAAACTTAACCTTTTGTCCAGACATTGATACAAAGCACGAGTACTCATTTATTAAACCAAACTTGTCCAATTCAAGACATCACACTACATATCTCAGCTCTGGTTCTACAGGGAACACAAGCTCATATACTTTACCTCTCAGACACAGAGAGAAGAAGAGACCACAGTATTTCTACAACTTGCTTACCCATGAGGAACAAGGAAGGAGGAATAACATGAATACTGTTAAAAGATACAGAAATGTGCTAAAGAACGTTTATATGAAGACTGCCCTACTTGAGAAAGTTATTTCTTACCTGctgcaagataaaaaaattgttcaagTGCAGCTAAACAGAGAACAGAATTATTAATAGTAAAACATGTGACTAACACTGCAGCACAGTGGCCACATGAGCTCTGAGAGCAGGTTAGATTCCTCCAGCGGCCAGAGACAGATCTAGCACTAACAGTGCAAGGATTTCAGCACACCAAAAATCCACTATTATTTCAGAAAGTAAATTTCATACCAAGGTATGTGTGCATATCTCCTTCTATGTGGATATTCTCTACAGGTAATTCATGTCTAGTGGCATCCAGGGCATCTGCAAAGCATTTATATTGCTCTTTAAACTGTTCGCAAACAGCAACAAGGGGCGTAAGCACTTCCAGCTGAAAAAGACACATGACAAAGCAAAACTTCTTCAAAAGCAGTCATTTTGTTACTACAAACCTGGctcaacagagaaaaataattgataAAACCCCCCAAACGCCACTCCAAAATGCTCGCTGACAGAGCGAATCAAGAAGTTTGTGGTACAATTTTCATATTACGTCATTTAACAGCTTTTCCCCTACCACCTCAAAATGCCTTGGTCAACACCAGTTCCTTCTTACTGCAACCCAAAGGTATCAGCAATGTAGCAGGCAAAGTGTTTTATACTTTGTATTCTCcaaaaaaacagaagtcttGTATAATTTTTGCAATGTGTATTTGTTAAAAGCAAATATGGGCTCAGTTTTGAAAGTTAATTGCCTTCTTACAACCAGGCCAGAACCACTGCTGCCTAACGTatgaaaataagacaaaaacTAGAAGATGTTCACTTCTCATCTAAGGGTCAGCACCTCAGCTCTACCCTTAACCGTAACTGCAGGACCTTTACATGTGTTTAAGACACTTGCATCTCCCGTGCAAAGCTGTAAAGTGCTCTGGCAGCCCCTGTGCAAATGCTGCCCCTTGCTCAACAGCTCAaaattttccttcctgcctgTCCAACAGGGGACAACCAAAAAGCaataaaggtattttttagGTTACTGTAATGCACTGCATACTGCAACAGGAAGGAGAGATTTATTTTAAGATAGATAAAACTCTACCCTAGCAGACCACagaggcagggacatctctgcATAAAGGACTACTTCATAGTGAGCTTCTTTAAAAGATTGTAAAAGCATAAATTGTAACAAGCCTACCTGTTTGTCTAATGCTTCGTCAAGTTTCTGCTCTCTCTCTTTGAGTAGAATTTCACGCTTCAACTCGTAGAGCTTTTCCTGTTGTCTCATCTTCTCTTCACACAATATAATcaagttttcttctgctttttcctccagCTTGGCAAGATTTTTTCCTGCCTATTATATCCAAAAGAGATTCACAACTAAAGTGACACTACATCTAAATAATTAACATATtctaaagaaacaaatacaagCCTCAGACCAGGTCAAACAGCTTCAATTAATGAAAAGACCTCACTCAAGAAGCACAGTATATTAAAGCCTCTGTTTCACCTTCTTCCCCCACACCCACTAGTGTTTTTTTGCAAGGCAAAACACACATGTACAGCACTGAGTGAACTGAGAACAAAGCTACTGCCACAATCTTGAGCCCCACATGCTCTCACCTCTGCATGCCCCCATTCCATGAAGGGCCAGCACCAGCTTAAACGGGCACTGAGTTCACACTACAAGTTTTCAAAGTAAGTCATAAAGTTTTAGAGCCATAAACAGATGAAGTTATAAAAATCTACCTTTATGGAACAAAAAGCGTAGACAAGAAATTAAACAATTCCTCAATAACAAATTCCTCTACCTGAAACACGAAATACTTGACTGACTCACCCTTACTCTTAGGTAAGTTAAAAGCAGTGTCAGAGATTCCAGTTGTTGTATCTCAGAACAAGAATCATCTCccttcagaacagaaaacaaatcactAGATCAATTTTAGTATTTCAACAGTTACTTTATCAAGGTTCAAATAAATTACTGGAAGGCCAGTTTGTGCCTGGAACACCATCAGCAACAGTCAGCTCAATGAGAACAGTTGGGGTTCTTAAACAATGCATGTTAATTAAATAAGTCTTTGTTCCGCTGCTTTTTATAACATTGTCAGCCACTTTTCATAATACTGGTAGAGAATTTGAAGTTTCAGTTTTATCTTAGACACGATTCCCAAACAAGGCACTCCAAATGAGGTTGGATCAATGCCagcttttggagaaaaaaaaataccaggaaATATATGAAGATaatgaaatataattaaaaagtaTGGACAAGAATATAAAAAGAATCGACTTGCAGAGATGTTACAATTGGATCAGGTTCTTGACCacaagaaacagaagcaaagatTCAGTTGTGTTGAGACattcaataaaacaaaacattgctAGCAGTAGGAGAGCCAGAAGGCTTTAGGCATCCCAGGACCTCAAAGTTATCAAGAttaaagatgacaaaaaaatctccatttcacatctttc
Above is a window of Phaenicophaeus curvirostris isolate KB17595 chromosome 28, BPBGC_Pcur_1.0, whole genome shotgun sequence DNA encoding:
- the HAUS8 gene encoding HAUS augmin-like complex subunit 8 codes for the protein MSAPPGGSGALAAGGEAPKNKRKGGRIVKSRYLQFDKKGTKKDSSASSSSANSSSANSSSTSAAKLSTAKPLSASKPTSTAKSSSAAKPRTVPPQKSKAFPDVTCSSLNQSSFEKGNLQSTLLDEDKISLPDLELSAINGKTVRRKTPASNSAGKAKTRKAPNPQNTGDDSCSEIQQLESLTLLLTYLRVRAGKNLAKLEEKAEENLIILCEEKMRQQEKLYELKREILLKEREQKLDEALDKQLEVLTPLVAVCEQFKEQYKCFADALDATRHELPVENIHIEGDMHTYLGELGKELTTTQELLTELLPSCSDESANAPNALKELKEMSQKMSKGLQRSFTQVQNLASEASKEVSLHNQQICEENHGLDVAKCWYFD